One Indicator indicator isolate 239-I01 chromosome Z, UM_Iind_1.1, whole genome shotgun sequence genomic window carries:
- the MRPL50 gene encoding 39S ribosomal protein L50, mitochondrial, with amino-acid sequence MAAVVSLRVAGRRLALSAPVCRAFWGGLRKKEKEVEPEKIIHQEKSEPSLICPPPRSRSYVPPEDVESYLESHVKEIFGPSLPDNWQQTPLKENRLKFRLLAQLAAELGHAVPNSQLHLMCSAEDVLKFYSTPVKDVSKFDELCAAELPPNLKIIWKQ; translated from the exons ATGGCGGCTGTGGTGTCGCTGCGGGTGGCGGGTCGGCGGCTGGCTCTCAGCGCTCCAGTGTGCAGAGCGTTTTGGGGCGGCCTGAG gaagaaggaaaaagaagtagaACCAGAGAAAATAATTCATCAAGAGAAAAGTGAACCCAGCTTGATCTGTCCCCCACCACGCAGCAGAAGCTATGTTCCTCCAGAGGACGTAGAGAGCTACCTTGAGTCTCATGTCAAGGAGATTTTTGGACCCTCGCTTCCTGATAATTGGCAGCAGACACCCCTCAAAGAAAACAGGTTAAAGTTTCGCCTTTTGGCTCAGCTAGCAGCAGAACTTGGTCATGCTGTTCCCAATTCACAGCTTCATCTGATGTGCAGTGCTGAGGATGTCTTGAAGTTCTATAGCACTCCTGTAAAGGATGTGTCCAAATTTGATGAACTGTGTGCAGCAGAGTTACCCCCAAACCTGAAAATTATCTGGAAGCAATGA
- the ALDOB gene encoding fructose-bisphosphate aldolase B yields MTHQFPALTSEQKKALSDIAQRIVASGKGILAADESVGTMGNRLQRINVENTEENRRAFREILFSSDASINQSIGGVILFHETLYQKDSSGKPFPTLIKEKGIVVGIKLDKGTAPLAGTNGETTIQGLDGLAERCAQYKKDGVDFGKWRAVLKITSTTPSQLAIEQNANTLARYASICQQHGLVPIVEPEILPDGDHDLQRCQYVTEKVLAAVYKALNDHHVYLEGTLLKPNMVTAGHSCPKKYTPQDVAVATVTTLLRTVPAAVPGICFLSGGQSEEEASVNLNAMNQLPLPKPWKLTFSYGRALQASALAAWVGKNENKKAAQEAFCKRAQINSLACRGQYATSGKTDAAAAQSLFTASYTY; encoded by the exons ATGACCCACCAATTCCCAGCACTGACTTCAGAGCAGAAGAAAGCTCTTTCAGATATTGCCCAGCGGATTGTGGCTTCAGGAAAGGGGATCCTAGCTGCAGATGAATCCGTGG GTACTATGgggaacaggctgcagaggatcAATGTGGAGAACACAGAGGAGAATCGCCGGGCTTTTCGAGAGATCCTCTTCTCTTCAGATGCATCTATCAACCAGAGCATCGGGGGAGTGATCCTCTTCCATGAGACTCTCTATCAGAAAGACAGCAGTGGAAAGCCATTTCCAACTCTCATCAAAGAAAAAGGCATTGTGGTGGGGATAAAG CTGGATAAGGGCACAGCACCTCTAGCAGGAACAAATGGAGAAACCACCATCCAAG ggctggatgGACTGGCTGAGCGCTGTGCCCAGTATAAGAAAGATGGTGTTGACTTTGGCAAGTGGCGTGCAGTGCTGAAGATCACCAGCACAACACCCTCTCAACTAGCCATTGAACAGAATGCCAACACTTTGGCACGCTATGCCAGCATCTGCCAGCAG CATGGCTTGGTGCCCATTGTGGAGCCAGAAATCTTGCCTGATGGAGACCATGATCTCCAGCGCTGTCAGTACGTCACTGAAAAG GTTCTGGCTGCTGTCTACAAGGCCTTGAACGACCATCATGTGTACCTGGAAGGGACACTGCTGAAACCCAACATGGTGACAGCTGGGCACTCCTGCCCCAAGAAGTACACCCCTCAGGATGTAGCCGTAGCAACTGTTACTACTCTTCTCCgcacagtgcctgctgctgttcccG GAATATGCTTCCTGTCTGGAGGTCAGAGTGAAGAGGAGGCTTCTGTCAACTTGAACGCCATGAATCAGTTGCCTCTGCCTAAGCCTTGGAAACTGACCTTTTCCTATGGGAGAGCCCTGCAAGCCTCTGCCCTAGCAGCATGGGTGGGCAAAAATGAGAACAAGAAGGCTGCACAGGAGGCCTTCTGCAAGCGGGCACAG attAACAGTTTGGCTTGCAGAGGACAGTATGCCACATCTGGGAAGACtgatgcagctgctgcacagtCCCTTTTCACTGCCAGCTACACCTACTGA